A single region of the Salvia miltiorrhiza cultivar Shanhuang (shh) chromosome 8, IMPLAD_Smil_shh, whole genome shotgun sequence genome encodes:
- the LOC131000813 gene encoding LIM domain-containing protein WLIM1-like codes for MAFTQFAGTTQKCTACQKTVYLVDRLAADNRIYHKACFRCHHCKGTLKLGNYNSFEGVLYCRPHYDQLFKRTGSLDKSFEGIPKVVKTEKIVENENAIKVSGMFAGTREKCIGCAKTVYPIEKVSVNGAAYHKSCFKCSYGGCTISPSNYIAHEGVLFCKHHHMQLIKAKGNLSQLESESIKESAAVAPTFVAEVIDFEVEAQVEAEAEAEAEPEPSPQC; via the exons ATGGCCTTCACTCAGTTCGCTGGTACCACCCAGAAATGCACTGCTTGCCAGAAAACTGTGTATCTGGTTGATCGCCTCGCCGCCGACAACCGCATCTACCACAAGGCCTGCTTCCGCTGCCACCACTGCAAAGGCACCCTCAAG CTTGGAAACTACAACTCTTTCGAAGGGGTGCTCTACTGCAGGCCACACTATGATCAGCTCTTCAAGAGGACTGGTAGCCTCGACAAGAGCTTCGAAG GAATTCCAAAGGTCGTTAAGACAGAAAAGATTGTAGAAAACGAg AATGCAATCAAGGTGTCAGGCATGTTTGCCGGAACCAGAGAGAAATGCATCGGTTGTGCTAAGACCGTTTACCCCATTGAAAAG gTTTCGGTGAATGGAGCTGCGTACCACAAGAGCTGCTTCAAGTGCAGCTATGGAGGGTGCACGATTAGCCCATCGAACTACATTGCGCATGAGGGCGTTCTGTTCTGCAAGCACCACCACATGCAGCTCATCAAGGCTAAGGGAAACCTCAGCCAGCTCGAGAGCGAATCCATCAAAGAATCAGCAGCGGTGGCTCCAACTTTCGTTGCTGAAGTGATTGATTTTGAAGTTGAAGCTCAAGTTGAAGCTGAAGCTGAAGCTGAAGCCGAACCCGAACCTTCACCACAATGCTGA